The segment TGCCAGACGCATTTCGGCGCGTAACCCGCCGGAGGGGCGAGTCTCAAGGTGCAGACTGCCGCCCATGCGATCCATCGCCATGTCAACAATGGCCAGACCCAGACCACTGCCGACGGGCGACCTGTATTGCCCGCGAAAAAAGCGGTCGCGAACCTTTGGCAGGTCTTCGGGCGGAATACCCGGCCCGTCATCTTCGATCACCATCGCAACCCAGTCTTGCGCATCGTGCAGGCTGACTCGCACAGGACGCCCGGGTGGCGCATGATTGCGGGCATTGTCGAGCAGATTGCGCGCCGCCAGAGCGAGCCGTTCGGGCGGCACACGCAGTTGGGCGCGCGCCAGTTCGGGCGCGATCTCAAATCCGTCCGCCCCCATATCCATCGTCAGGGCGGCGAGAAAAGGCCCCATGTCAACGGGCTCTGCCGCATCGTCTGACCGACCATTTTCAACCCCCGTCAGATCGGTTAATTGCCGGACAAGACGGGCGGTGCGGTCAACGCTGATGATCATCTGGTTGAGGGCCTGAAGCCGCACAGCCTCCTGCCTTGCCGCAACCGCAATCTGGGCCTGGGTTTTCAGCCCGGCTATCGGCGTGCGAAGCTCATGCGCGGCGAAGGCCGTAAAATCACGTTCATGGTCGCGCGCGGCGGTCACCCGGTTCAGTAAGCCATTCAGGGCATCGACAAGGGGCCTGATCTCGGTCGGCAATCCGCTGGCGTCGAGCGGCGTCAGATCCGCAGCCCGACGGTGCGACAAGGTATGGGCAAGCCGGCGAAGCGGGGCCAGACCGCGCTGCACGCAAAGCCAGGTGAGCAAGGCCAGCACGGGCAGGATCAGCAAAGCGGGCAAGGCCAGGCCCCGGATCACATCTGATGTAAGCCGGTCGCGCATGGCCAGACTGTCGCCGACCAGAACCCGCACCCCTGTCTGGTCATCGACGGTGGCATAGACACGCCAGCGCGCGCCATTGATCACGGTGTCGGAAAATCCGCTTTTGGCAGGACTCATGGGGGTCACCGGCGCCGAGCCTGACCGGCCGATCAGGGCACCGTCCAGCGACCATATCTGACAGGCCAGTTGCCGCTCATAGGGCCGGTGCGCCGACAGGGTGCCGTGATTGAGGCGCGCTGAGGCATCGGCGGGCGTGACCATCAGGGATTGAACCATGCGGGCCGCCTCAATGAGGCGCGCGTCAAGGACATGTTCGAGCTTGGCGCGGGTGCTGAGGTCGATCCAGACAATGCCTGACAGCCAGACAAGGCCGGTCATCAGCATTAAAACCAGAAACAGCCGACCTCTGATGGATGTCATGATGTCGCCAGCCGGTAGCCCAGGCCGCGCACGGTTTCAATCACCCCGGCCCCCAGCTTGGCGCGCAAATGATGAATGTGCACCTCTACGGCATTGCTTTCAATGTCTTCCTGCCAGCCATAGAGGCGGCTCTCCAGATGCGATTTGGACAGGATCTGCGTGGGCCGGTCGGTCAGGGCCTGAAGAATGGCAAATTCGCGCCGCGACAAACGTGCGCTGCGCCCTTCATAATGCGCCTCCTGCGTCAGCGGCTCCAGACTGAGGGCACCGCAGACGACGATGTGCTGATCACCGGTCGGGGCGCGGCGCATCAGGGCGCGCAAACGTGCGGCCAGTTCATCGAGATCAAACGGCTTGCCCATATAGTCGTCAGCGCCTGCGTCCAGACCGGCAATCCGCTCCGGCACACGGTCGCGCGCGGTCAGCATCAAGGTACGGACATGCGTCCTGTCGGCCTTCAGGGCCCGCAACAGATCCATGCCTGAGCCATCCGGCAACATCAGATCGAGCACGGCGACATCGAAATCGCTCACCGCCAGCGCCGCCAGCCCTTCGGCGCAGGACGCCGCGCCGGTCACGGCGAAACCGGCCAGACCCAGCCCGACCTCAAGACCATTCAGCAGGACGGGATCATCTTCGACCACAAGCGCGCGCATATCGTTCCTTACCACCTTCTCGTAACGGACATTTATCGGCCAAGCTTAAGCCAGCCTTAAGGTGCCCGGTTCAAGCCGGTTTATCCGACATATCTATCAGGAGAGTTCAATTGTCCGTCATCTCGCGCCGCCTGTTTGCGGCTGCCGCCGCTATCGTCCTGACCAGTTTGGCCCTGCCCGTTGTGGCCGGGGCTCAATCCCAACCCGTCACAAAAGACCTGATCCTGAACGATCCCGCCGCCCCGGTCGGCGGCAATCCCGATGGCAAGCTGACGATTGTCGCCTTCATGGACTACAACTGCCCCTATTGCAAAGTCAGCGCGCCCGCCCTCAACCGGATCGTGCGGGAAGATCACGATATACGTCTGGTTTACAAGGACTGGCCGGTCATCCGCGCCACCTCGATGGACGGCGCACAACTGGCCCTGGCGGCGAAATATCAAGGGCGGTACGTTAAAGCCCATGATGCGATGATGGCGATACCGGGCAGTCATCTCACCAGAGCCCAGATGCTTGCCGCCTTGCGCAAGGCGGGCATCGATATGACGCGGCTGCAAAGCGACCTGAAGACCCATCGCCGCGACATCGACGCCCTCATCGCCAGCAATGGCGCTCAGGCCGACGCTCTGGGCCTGACCGGAACGCCGACCTTCCTGATTGGCGGATACCGCGCCGCCACGCTTGATTATAACGGCTTTGTCCAGGCCGTAGCCAGGGCGCGCGCCGCGCCACAGTGACGGTGCGCCCGCCTTGCCTGTTCATGTCTGAGCCTGTAGGATTGCCGAATGACCAAAAATGCCTCTGATCTTCCGCCAAATCCCTGGAACAGTCGCTTTGACCGGGCCGACTATCTGTTCGGCACCGAACCGAGCGCCTTTGTGAAAGCAAATGCGCATTGGCTCACTTCGGGGCTCACTTCGGGGCGCGCGCCTGCCCGTGAGGTTTTTCTCCCCGCCGACGGTGAAGGCCGCAACAGCACCTATCTGGCCGGACTGGGCCACAAGGTCACAGCCTCCGACTATTCGACGGTGGCGCTGGAAAAGGCCCGAACCTTGGCCGCCAGCAAAGGCGTATCGGTCGATTTTCGTCAGGTGGACCTGAATGGCTGGGCCTGGCCGCAGAGCCGGTTCGATGCCGTCGTCGCCGTCTTTATCCAGTTTGCCGATCCGTCCTTCCGAACGGAAATATTCAACGGTATCAAAGGCGCAATCCGGCCCGGCGGCCTGATACTGCTGCACGGTTACACGCCCAAACAGCTCGAATACAAGACGGGCGGCCCCTCGCAGGTCGAGAACCTCTATACGGAGGCGCTGCTGACATCGGCTTTTGCAGGCTGGCAAATCCACCGCCTGACATCGTATGAGGCCGATCTGACGGAAGGGGCAGGCCACAATGGCCGCTCCGCCCTGATCGATTTCATTGCCCGAAAGCCAGACTAGATCGCTCCCCGAAAGATGCGTCAGAACCACCAGATCCAGCGCGGCGTCGTGGCGCAATATTCCCGCCAGTCATCACCAAACCTTGCCGCCAGATGGCGCTCTTCGCGGGCAATGGCCAGTTGGCCCACCAGACCTGTGCTCACAATCGTCATCAGCAAAAGCCAGGGCCATGCGAGGGCAAGGCTCAGACCGGCAATGACCAGCGTATTGCCAAGATAGATAGGATTGCGCGACTGAGAAAACGGCCAGGCGGTCACGAGATGCGAGGCGGCGCGATTGGGCAGGATGGTGGTTCTGGCACGGTGCAGCGCCAGCATGGCGCCGAAATCCAGAACAAGCCCCGGCACGATAAATAGTGCGCCCAGAGCACGACACCACAGCGGGATATGCAGGTGCCAGACCGGCACGAATTCTTGCAGGGCCCAACTCGCGCCGAGCGCCAGCCCATAGATGACCGGCGGCCAGGGAATCCGATTGGGCGCAGTATCCTGAGAAATGGTCATACGGATCCTCGTGTTCGTGGCCTCATTTGCCAAACAGGCTGCTGGCGCTTCGGTACAGGACATAGATGGCGACCAGAAAAATCAAACCGGCAAAAATGCGGTTGAGCGCATTTTTATTAACCGACAGCCGGGTGGCCAGCGCAGTGCCCAGCCAGCCGCCGCCGATGCCCCCGGCGATAAATTCTGCCGCGACCAGCCAGTCCACCCATCCTGACAGCGCGTAGTTCAGGGCCGTCACAAGGCCGAATGTCCCAACCGCGAACAAAGACGTGCCTACCGCGTTAATCGTGGGCATTCCGGTTGCCAGAATGAGCCCCGGCACAATCAGAAAGCCGCCGCCAATGCCAAAAAAGCCCGACGCAAAGCCGGATGCCAGGGCAACGGCGCCGGTCAGAAAACACATTCGGCCATCGACCGTCCGGGCGACGCCGTCAGTCTCACGGCGCGGGCGCAGCATGGCCACGCCAACCGCAAGCATGACAAAGGCGAAGAGAAACAGAAGCGTCTGGCCGCCCACGGCCTTGCCAAGCGTCGATCCCGCCAGGACGCCTATGGTGCCGACAAGCCCGAACACCAGCGCGCACCGCCACCAGACCGTGCCGCGTCTGGCGTGGCCGATCAGCCCGGAATAAGCATTGGCCGATACCGCCAGCGCACCTGTGCCTATCGCCATGTGCGGATCTTTTATCCCGACGACATAAAGAAGCAGCGGCGTTGCCAGAATGGAACCGCCGCCACCGATAAGGCCGAGGCTGAAGCCGACGAGGCTCCCCGACCCGATGGCTGCGATCACTTCGCCGAGCCAGTTCTCCATGTACCTCTCCTGCCTCTGCGCCAAACATTGATCGCCGCCAGAGCGAACCGGATCCCGCTATTTTACGTTTTACCGCATCTCGCATTCAATTTGTAAGTCAAATGAAACGCGCATTGCTCTGGACTGTAACCGCATGACGCCCGTTAGCAATGGAAGAAGGCCCGGACAAGCTCACATTTTTTTATCCCAAAAGATGGCTTTAGCCCAAAAGATGGAGTCACGTTTGGGAAAACGCCCTACGCCTCGAAGGGTTTTGACGGCAGGTCTTCGAGCGCGTCCATGTGCAGCAGATCCTTTACCGCCAGCCGGACGAGATATTGCATACACCAGTGCGCCTCTTCGGCATCGCGCTGCTGAATGGCTTCGAACACGGCCAGGTGGGCCGGAACCGGGTCCCTGCCGAGCAGATTGTGCCTGATCTTGTAGCGCGTCGAAAGCGCCACCGTGGCGCCGATCGAGGCGTTCAGGGCCGAAAGCTGCTCATTGCCCGCCGCCGCCATCAGGGCTGAGTGAAAATCCATATCGGCCTGTAAGCCTGCGTCGGTCAGCAAGGTGTGGCGCGCCATCCCCTTCAGGGCTTCCGACATGGCGTCGAGGTGCGCATCGGTGCGTCTTTGCGCCGCCAGCCGGGCGGCGGCGGGCTCAAGAATCAGGCGCATCTCGAAAAGGTTTTTGACGAGCTGTTCGTCAGGTGTGGAGGCGAACATCCAGCTCAGCACGACCGGATCGAGCATGTTCCACTGCGCCCGGTCGGTGACGCAGGTGCCGCGCTTGCGGCGCGGTTCCACTATGCCCTTGGCGGCCAGAGTCCGTATCGCCTCGCGTACGGCCGAACGCGAAATGGCGTACATATTGGCCATGTCGATCTCACTGGGCAAGACCTCGCCCGGCAGCCAGCGCCGCCCCAGAATGTCGATACCCAGCTTCTGCGCCAACTGGGTGTGCAGTTCTCCCGGCTTTCCCGGCGTCAGGGCGTCGTCTTCCGAATCGCTGGCCAGCCGCTTGCCGCCGAGTTTACTCATGGGTTGCTTCTCCCGCCTGTTCGCCATGCGCTACGCTATCTGCATTCTTTATATATGGCCATATATATGGAAAGATCGCGCGAGTCAGGTCATGGCCGGGATTTTCCTTATATTAGGTCAGACCATAGTCTGACAATAAGCGCGGTCACGAAGATTGCATGGCCCTGAATGGCTGGACAAGGCCAGTTAGCCGCATACCCAGACTTGAACAAGTCAGACATAATATGTTAGGTTTGCGACCAGAACGCCCGCAGAACGCCCGCCGCCTGACAACAGGCTGAGAGGTGCGCGCAAACAGAGCGCATGTTGAGCCAGGGCGGCGGGGGCGGAATGCTGAAAGGCAAGGGCGGCATAAGGTGGTGGATCATCAGCCTGGTCATGCTGGGCACCGTCATCAACTATCTGACGCGCAGCGTGCTCAGCGTCGCCGCGCCGACCATGATGGCTTCGCTGCATATGAGCGAACAAAATTACGGCGTCATCACCGGGGTTTTTCAGTTCGGCATCATGCTGCAACCGGTGGCGGGCTATATGCTCGATCTGACCGGGCTGAGGCTGGGCCTGACCCTGTTTGCCATCGCCTGGGGACTGGTCACAATGGCGCACGCGCTGGCCGGCAACTGGCAGGGATTGGCGTTTCTGCGCGGCCTGCAAGGCTTCGCCGAAGGCATAGCCCAGCCGGGCGGGCTGAAGGTGGTGGCCGAATGGTTTCCCGCCAGGGAACGCGGATTCGCCAGCGGCATCTATAATATCGGCGCTTCCGCAGGCTCGATCCTGGCCCCGCCTCTGGTGGCCTGGGCCATTCTCAGCTACAACTGGCAGGCCGCCTTCATCATCTCCGGCGGCCTGGCCCTGATCTGGGCCCTCGCCTGGTTTTTCGGCTACCAGACGCCCGACCGCCACAAACATCTCTCCGGGGCGGAACGCGCCTATATCCGGGCGGGCCAGAATGTGGGCCAGGACGCCATCGGCCAAACCCAGCCTGCTGTCATGGTGCAAAAGCCTTCGCCGCTGCGCATCCTGCGCCAGCGCAATTTCTGGGGCATGGCCATCGCGCGCTTTCTGGCCGATCCGACCTGGAGCACGCTGGTCTTCTGGGTGCCGCTCTATTTGAGCACGGCGCGCGGCTTCGACCTGAAACACATAGCGCTTTTCGCCTGGCTGCCTTTTGTGGCGGCCGATCTCGGCTGTCTGTTCGGCCCGGCCCTGGCGCTGTGGCTGCAAAATCGAGGCGTCAGCCTGATCAATGCCCGGCGTGGGGCCTTCACCATCGGCGCGTGCATGATGCTATGCGTGCCGTTTGTCGGCCTTGTCGCCAGCCCCTATATGGCCATCGCCCTGCTCTGCGTCGGGGCGTTCGCCCACCAGACCCTGTCGGTCAATGTCATCACCCTGGCGTCGGATCTGTTTGCACCCCATGAAGTGGCCACAGTGGCCGGCATGGTCGGCACCGTGGCCAATCTCGGTGCCTTGCTGATGTCGGTGGCGATGGGGTTTCTGGTGGCGAAGACCGGCTATGGCCCCTTTTTCATGCTGATCGGCGGACTTGATCTGATCGGCGCGGCCTGGCTGTGGCTGATGATCAGGCCCGTGGCCGCCGCGACGGAGCGCCATCCATGATCCGCAACCCTGTTCTGACGGGTTTCAATCCCGACCCCTCTTTCCTGCGCGTCGGCGACGACTATTATCTGGCCACCTCGACCTTTGAATGGTTTCCCGGCATCCAGATCCACCATTCG is part of the Asticcacaulis sp. EMRT-3 genome and harbors:
- a CDS encoding ATP-binding protein, which gives rise to MTSIRGRLFLVLMLMTGLVWLSGIVWIDLSTRAKLEHVLDARLIEAARMVQSLMVTPADASARLNHGTLSAHRPYERQLACQIWSLDGALIGRSGSAPVTPMSPAKSGFSDTVINGARWRVYATVDDQTGVRVLVGDSLAMRDRLTSDVIRGLALPALLILPVLALLTWLCVQRGLAPLRRLAHTLSHRRAADLTPLDASGLPTEIRPLVDALNGLLNRVTAARDHERDFTAFAAHELRTPIAGLKTQAQIAVAARQEAVRLQALNQMIISVDRTARLVRQLTDLTGVENGRSDDAAEPVDMGPFLAALTMDMGADGFEIAPELARAQLRVPPERLALAARNLLDNARNHAPPGRPVRVSLHDAQDWVAMVIEDDGPGIPPEDLPKVRDRFFRGQYRSPVGSGLGLAIVDMAMDRMGGSLHLETRPSGGLRAEMRLA
- a CDS encoding response regulator transcription factor, whose product is MRALVVEDDPVLLNGLEVGLGLAGFAVTGAASCAEGLAALAVSDFDVAVLDLMLPDGSGMDLLRALKADRTHVRTLMLTARDRVPERIAGLDAGADDYMGKPFDLDELAARLRALMRRAPTGDQHIVVCGALSLEPLTQEAHYEGRSARLSRREFAILQALTDRPTQILSKSHLESRLYGWQEDIESNAVEVHIHHLRAKLGAGVIETVRGLGYRLATS
- a CDS encoding DsbA family protein, with protein sequence MSVISRRLFAAAAAIVLTSLALPVVAGAQSQPVTKDLILNDPAAPVGGNPDGKLTIVAFMDYNCPYCKVSAPALNRIVREDHDIRLVYKDWPVIRATSMDGAQLALAAKYQGRYVKAHDAMMAIPGSHLTRAQMLAALRKAGIDMTRLQSDLKTHRRDIDALIASNGAQADALGLTGTPTFLIGGYRAATLDYNGFVQAVARARAAPQ
- a CDS encoding class I SAM-dependent methyltransferase encodes the protein MTKNASDLPPNPWNSRFDRADYLFGTEPSAFVKANAHWLTSGLTSGRAPAREVFLPADGEGRNSTYLAGLGHKVTASDYSTVALEKARTLAASKGVSVDFRQVDLNGWAWPQSRFDAVVAVFIQFADPSFRTEIFNGIKGAIRPGGLILLHGYTPKQLEYKTGGPSQVENLYTEALLTSAFAGWQIHRLTSYEADLTEGAGHNGRSALIDFIARKPD
- a CDS encoding isoprenylcysteine carboxylmethyltransferase family protein codes for the protein MTISQDTAPNRIPWPPVIYGLALGASWALQEFVPVWHLHIPLWCRALGALFIVPGLVLDFGAMLALHRARTTILPNRAASHLVTAWPFSQSRNPIYLGNTLVIAGLSLALAWPWLLLMTIVSTGLVGQLAIAREERHLAARFGDDWREYCATTPRWIWWF
- a CDS encoding sulfite exporter TauE/SafE family protein, yielding MENWLGEVIAAIGSGSLVGFSLGLIGGGGSILATPLLLYVVGIKDPHMAIGTGALAVSANAYSGLIGHARRGTVWWRCALVFGLVGTIGVLAGSTLGKAVGGQTLLFLFAFVMLAVGVAMLRPRRETDGVARTVDGRMCFLTGAVALASGFASGFFGIGGGFLIVPGLILATGMPTINAVGTSLFAVGTFGLVTALNYALSGWVDWLVAAEFIAGGIGGGWLGTALATRLSVNKNALNRIFAGLIFLVAIYVLYRSASSLFGK
- a CDS encoding FadR/GntR family transcriptional regulator, which codes for MSKLGGKRLASDSEDDALTPGKPGELHTQLAQKLGIDILGRRWLPGEVLPSEIDMANMYAISRSAVREAIRTLAAKGIVEPRRKRGTCVTDRAQWNMLDPVVLSWMFASTPDEQLVKNLFEMRLILEPAAARLAAQRRTDAHLDAMSEALKGMARHTLLTDAGLQADMDFHSALMAAAGNEQLSALNASIGATVALSTRYKIRHNLLGRDPVPAHLAVFEAIQQRDAEEAHWCMQYLVRLAVKDLLHMDALEDLPSKPFEA
- a CDS encoding MFS transporter, with the translated sequence MLSQGGGGGMLKGKGGIRWWIISLVMLGTVINYLTRSVLSVAAPTMMASLHMSEQNYGVITGVFQFGIMLQPVAGYMLDLTGLRLGLTLFAIAWGLVTMAHALAGNWQGLAFLRGLQGFAEGIAQPGGLKVVAEWFPARERGFASGIYNIGASAGSILAPPLVAWAILSYNWQAAFIISGGLALIWALAWFFGYQTPDRHKHLSGAERAYIRAGQNVGQDAIGQTQPAVMVQKPSPLRILRQRNFWGMAIARFLADPTWSTLVFWVPLYLSTARGFDLKHIALFAWLPFVAADLGCLFGPALALWLQNRGVSLINARRGAFTIGACMMLCVPFVGLVASPYMAIALLCVGAFAHQTLSVNVITLASDLFAPHEVATVAGMVGTVANLGALLMSVAMGFLVAKTGYGPFFMLIGGLDLIGAAWLWLMIRPVAAATERHP